The following proteins are encoded in a genomic region of Candidatus Hydrogenedentota bacterium:
- a CDS encoding beta-lactamase family protein, whose product MSGRLGPTCRGHAVWLAGILCARAFAAGAECANLAAQLEPVRRQYDLPALGAAVVRDGELIALGVTGVRKYGGDVAVTPGDCFHLGSCTKAVTATLIGRLVEEGTLRWDTSMPEVFPELVAEMQPGYQRVTVDHLLAHRGGLPGESWPKGETFLSLHRLPGTPREQREAYVRMMLRQPPEAEPGAKYLYANAGYAILGAIAERVTDTAWEQLIIDRVCAPLGMTSAGFGAMGSPDLVDQPWQHKVVQGRRELVAPGPLSDNPAVIAPGGCMHCSLADWAKFAALHAGGPASGVSLLRPETLEHLHTPFFGGDYAGGWVVCRRDWAGGAALTHAGTNTMNYAVAWLSQERHFAVLAAANQDDDVGLSAKACDEAAWMLIQEFLLKTP is encoded by the coding sequence GTGTCAGGCCGGCTTGGTCCCACATGCCGCGGGCATGCCGTGTGGCTTGCGGGAATCTTATGTGCGCGCGCCTTTGCGGCCGGGGCGGAATGTGCGAATCTGGCCGCGCAACTGGAGCCTGTTCGTAGGCAATACGACCTTCCGGCGCTCGGCGCGGCGGTGGTGCGCGACGGCGAACTCATCGCGCTGGGCGTTACGGGCGTGCGCAAGTACGGCGGCGACGTCGCCGTGACGCCCGGCGATTGCTTTCATCTGGGCTCATGCACGAAGGCGGTAACCGCGACGCTTATCGGGCGGCTCGTCGAAGAGGGCACGCTGCGCTGGGATACGTCCATGCCGGAGGTCTTCCCCGAACTTGTCGCGGAGATGCAGCCGGGCTATCAGCGAGTCACCGTCGACCACCTCTTGGCGCATCGTGGCGGCCTTCCGGGCGAGAGTTGGCCGAAAGGGGAGACGTTTCTATCTTTGCACCGGCTTCCAGGCACGCCGCGCGAACAGCGCGAAGCGTATGTCCGTATGATGCTCAGGCAGCCTCCCGAAGCGGAACCGGGCGCGAAGTACCTCTACGCGAATGCGGGTTATGCCATTCTCGGCGCCATCGCGGAACGCGTCACCGATACCGCCTGGGAACAATTGATCATCGACCGCGTGTGCGCGCCGCTGGGCATGACCTCCGCCGGCTTCGGCGCGATGGGCAGCCCCGATCTCGTGGACCAGCCTTGGCAACACAAGGTCGTTCAGGGCCGCCGGGAACTTGTCGCACCGGGGCCATTGAGCGACAATCCCGCGGTGATCGCGCCCGGGGGATGCATGCATTGCAGCTTGGCTGACTGGGCGAAGTTTGCCGCCTTGCACGCCGGCGGCCCGGCAAGCGGCGTTTCTCTGCTGCGTCCGGAGACCCTGGAACACCTGCACACGCCGTTCTTCGGCGGCGACTACGCCGGCGGCTGGGTCGTTTGCAGGCGCGATTGGGCGGGCGGCGCCGCGCTGACGCACGCCGGCACGAACACCATGAATTACGCCGTGGCATGGCTCTCGCAGGAACGGCATTTCGCTGTGCTGGCCGCGGCCAATCAGGATGACGACGTGGGACTCTCCGCCAAGGCCTGCGACGAAGCCGCGTGGATGCTGATCCAGGAATTCCTGCTCAAGACGCCGTGA
- a CDS encoding Rieske 2Fe-2S domain-containing protein codes for MAGQTLRRSFWQRILGLPQTRMPRDPDCWNYEDGMVTVDLERAPELAALSASLRLEGKGLPLRVLVVHGEDRVFRALHNCCGHMGRRVDFVPGTDTVQCCSVGKSTYDFTGQILAGPATKGLHVMSVERDGNVLRIRLP; via the coding sequence ATGGCTGGGCAGACGTTGCGGCGGTCGTTCTGGCAGCGCATTCTCGGGCTGCCGCAGACGCGCATGCCGCGCGACCCGGATTGCTGGAACTATGAAGACGGCATGGTGACCGTGGATCTCGAGCGCGCGCCCGAATTGGCGGCGCTTTCCGCGTCCCTGCGGCTGGAGGGCAAGGGGCTGCCGCTGCGTGTACTCGTTGTCCACGGGGAGGACCGCGTGTTCCGAGCGCTCCACAACTGTTGCGGGCATATGGGCCGCCGTGTGGACTTCGTGCCGGGCACAGACACCGTGCAATGCTGCAGCGTGGGCAAATCCACGTACGATTTCACGGGACAGATCCTGGCGGGCCCCGCGACGAAGGGGTTACACGTGATGTCCGTCGAACGAGACGGAAACGTGCTGCGGATTCGTCTGCCGCA
- a CDS encoding tetratricopeptide repeat protein has product MRCSYALGMAAFLLALSAAAAAQFVKGEPAPCIKAVDIQGEEVDTCALIDEAKPFLAIYYFFDTASGEQLALKLRLLDMKYGRDKMVITALGFKEDEEALKTFAEQLDLSYHIIDSADLADAGWLKNVDATPLVLFVSPDSQRSVEQVIRGGGASSADFLKRVAENLYQKRKAEAAEVADAALEEGEDTQAVRELKGYILVSEGKLDEAVAEFGEIQSSAGLARVALEQGEYDKAAEVASQAPEDGYAQTVRAQALMNTGQVEDAAAAARQAAELPSDDWQRSEALNVQGRIAQEQGNAAEALSQYEQAIALDPYNVVALSNESTVHSAEGDTEKARETLERAAGIRDDELVSLMLSQLEEANDVERGNLVQQQIKDLAEYAKSLEGKPVDDWTTRPLVVSFLGPRQGRAVFFARAGTDTAVRHEIAAQLRTRLNVAVVERENLDLILQEQQLSALADPDTATAPGKIKIARYLSFIDFDQIDDDPFVFLRVTDTTTGEILLHYKADMPPGRVLGPIGAIIDELTNFYTGQEIRGLVADATDESAILTNLTALHGVKAGQVFTVLQEGEPIEAGGRVIAYRQRPVARIEVTGFDEQTGLALCKLVEKREGVRVDKDMKIKSSK; this is encoded by the coding sequence ATGCGGTGCTCGTATGCGCTTGGGATGGCGGCGTTTCTGCTGGCGCTTTCCGCGGCGGCGGCGGCGCAGTTTGTGAAAGGCGAACCCGCGCCGTGTATCAAGGCGGTGGACATCCAGGGTGAGGAGGTGGATACCTGCGCGCTGATCGACGAGGCCAAGCCTTTTCTGGCCATCTATTATTTCTTCGATACGGCCTCGGGCGAGCAACTGGCGCTCAAGTTACGGCTGCTGGACATGAAGTACGGCCGGGACAAGATGGTCATTACGGCGCTTGGCTTCAAGGAGGACGAAGAAGCCCTGAAGACCTTTGCCGAACAGCTTGACCTGAGCTACCACATCATCGACAGCGCCGACCTTGCCGACGCCGGCTGGTTAAAGAATGTCGACGCTACGCCGCTCGTGTTGTTCGTTTCTCCCGACAGCCAGCGCTCGGTCGAGCAGGTCATCCGCGGCGGCGGCGCGTCGAGCGCCGATTTCCTCAAGCGCGTCGCGGAGAACCTGTACCAGAAGCGGAAGGCCGAGGCCGCGGAAGTGGCCGACGCCGCCCTTGAAGAAGGAGAGGACACTCAGGCCGTCCGCGAACTCAAGGGTTATATTCTTGTATCGGAGGGCAAGCTCGACGAGGCGGTCGCCGAGTTCGGCGAGATCCAGTCGAGCGCGGGGCTCGCGCGCGTCGCGCTGGAGCAGGGCGAATACGACAAGGCGGCAGAGGTCGCCAGTCAGGCGCCCGAGGATGGCTACGCCCAGACGGTCAGGGCGCAGGCGCTGATGAACACGGGGCAGGTCGAGGATGCGGCGGCGGCGGCGCGCCAGGCGGCGGAACTGCCCTCGGACGACTGGCAGCGGTCGGAAGCGCTGAATGTCCAGGGCCGCATCGCGCAGGAACAGGGGAACGCGGCCGAGGCGCTCTCCCAGTATGAGCAGGCCATCGCGCTGGACCCCTACAACGTCGTCGCGCTGAGTAATGAGAGCACGGTGCACAGCGCCGAAGGCGACACGGAGAAAGCCCGCGAAACACTCGAGCGCGCCGCGGGCATCCGAGACGACGAACTGGTGAGCCTGATGCTGAGCCAACTTGAAGAAGCGAACGACGTCGAGCGCGGCAACCTGGTCCAGCAGCAGATCAAAGACCTCGCCGAATACGCGAAGAGCCTGGAAGGAAAGCCCGTGGACGACTGGACCACCCGGCCGCTGGTGGTGTCCTTCCTCGGGCCGCGCCAGGGCCGCGCCGTCTTTTTCGCGCGCGCGGGCACGGACACCGCCGTGCGGCACGAGATTGCGGCGCAGTTGCGCACGCGGCTGAATGTGGCGGTGGTCGAGCGCGAGAACCTGGACCTGATCCTGCAGGAACAGCAGCTTAGCGCGCTGGCCGACCCCGACACCGCGACCGCGCCCGGCAAAATAAAAATCGCGCGGTACTTGTCTTTCATCGATTTCGACCAGATTGACGACGATCCGTTTGTGTTTCTGCGCGTAACCGACACCACGACGGGCGAAATCCTGTTGCACTACAAGGCCGATATGCCGCCGGGCAGGGTGCTCGGGCCGATCGGCGCGATTATCGATGAACTGACCAACTTTTACACCGGGCAGGAAATTCGCGGGCTGGTCGCCGACGCCACGGACGAAAGCGCAATCCTGACCAATCTGACTGCGCTCCATGGCGTGAAGGCCGGACAGGTGTTCACCGTCCTGCAGGAGGGCGAACCCATTGAGGCGGGTGGCCGCGTGATTGCGTACCGGCAACGGCCTGTCGCGCGCATAGAAGTGACCGGTTTCGACGAACAGACGGGGTTGGCGCTGTGCAAGCTGGTCGAGAAGCGTGAAGGCGTGCGCGTCGACAAGGACATGAAGATCAAGTCGTCGAAGTGA
- a CDS encoding serine/threonine protein kinase translates to MTATKMPDHLGRYQIIRELGKGAMGVVYEGLDPNIGRRVAIKTARRDVLESSAHASEMMERFLREARAAGALNHPNIITIYDAGEEEGVAYIAMEFLEGGDLRNLIEDRRNLTPEAAAAIGADICEALACAHDHGVVHRDIKPANVMMPRNAPIKLADFGIAHMSDSTLTQEGALIGTPFYMSPEQFMGQKVDGRSDLFSVAVMLYELLTGEKPFTGEALSTVMHHVIKTDPAPPQELNFNVPEPLGRVILKSMSKRPADRYQDGRAMAVALRESVKPQPNAAMLGLQPQSVKEADTVITSTAGDATAIVAKAGAEHAAEGIAATVTTAATLGATRPGGPPPDTQTAEPATSVQDKPRGPEAPAGVSPGSWVKPPRLYYAVGAAAAVLLVFALIVGLSGGAPQPGPEDPPRNGGVPVAPDGGAKPDKYLAAVRVAVYQTSDANLFGEYVGLNSMEEARAFFSGLRGDTRITPVPAKVQVLDPRGTRTFGQGVIGEEGDKVPCAEFPEAVRVRV, encoded by the coding sequence GTGACCGCCACAAAAATGCCGGATCACTTGGGGCGCTATCAGATCATCCGGGAACTGGGCAAAGGCGCCATGGGCGTCGTCTACGAGGGATTAGACCCGAATATCGGGCGCCGCGTCGCGATCAAGACGGCCCGGCGCGACGTGCTCGAATCGTCCGCGCACGCAAGCGAAATGATGGAACGGTTCCTGCGCGAGGCGCGCGCCGCGGGCGCCCTGAACCATCCCAATATCATTACGATCTACGACGCGGGCGAGGAAGAAGGCGTCGCCTATATCGCAATGGAATTCCTCGAGGGCGGCGACCTGCGGAACCTGATCGAGGACCGGCGCAATCTCACGCCGGAAGCCGCTGCCGCAATCGGCGCGGACATCTGCGAGGCCCTGGCTTGCGCCCATGACCACGGCGTGGTCCACCGCGATATCAAGCCGGCCAATGTCATGATGCCCCGGAATGCGCCGATCAAGCTGGCCGACTTCGGCATCGCTCACATGTCCGATTCGACACTGACGCAGGAGGGGGCGCTCATCGGCACGCCTTTCTACATGAGCCCCGAGCAGTTCATGGGCCAGAAGGTCGACGGGCGTTCCGACCTGTTTTCCGTGGCCGTGATGTTGTACGAACTGCTCACGGGCGAGAAGCCGTTCACGGGTGAGGCGTTGAGCACCGTGATGCATCACGTGATCAAGACCGACCCCGCGCCGCCGCAGGAACTGAATTTCAATGTGCCCGAACCCCTGGGCCGCGTCATCCTGAAGTCCATGAGCAAACGGCCCGCCGACCGGTATCAGGACGGCCGCGCCATGGCTGTCGCGCTCCGCGAAAGCGTCAAGCCGCAGCCGAATGCCGCCATGCTCGGCCTGCAGCCCCAGTCCGTAAAGGAAGCCGACACGGTGATTACCAGTACGGCCGGGGACGCCACCGCCATTGTAGCCAAGGCCGGCGCCGAGCACGCGGCCGAAGGTATTGCCGCGACCGTTACGACCGCCGCGACGCTGGGCGCCACCAGGCCGGGTGGGCCGCCGCCGGACACGCAGACCGCGGAACCCGCCACCTCTGTGCAGGATAAGCCGCGGGGCCCGGAAGCCCCTGCCGGAGTGTCCCCTGGCTCATGGGTCAAGCCGCCCCGGCTATACTACGCGGTTGGGGCCGCGGCTGCCGTGTTGCTCGTCTTCGCGTTGATCGTCGGTCTGTCGGGCGGCGCACCTCAGCCAGGGCCTGAAGACCCGCCGCGCAACGGCGGCGTGCCCGTGGCGCCTGATGGGGGCGCAAAGCCGGACAAGTACCTGGCTGCGGTGCGGGTGGCCGTGTACCAGACCAGCGATGCGAATCTGTTTGGAGAGTACGTCGGCCTGAACAGCATGGAGGAAGCGCGCGCCTTTTTTAGCGGACTGCGCGGAGACACGCGCATTACGCCCGTCCCCGCGAAGGTCCAAGTGCTGGACCCGAGGGGGACCAGGACTTTTGGTCAAGGCGTCATCGGCGAGGAGGGCGACAAAGTGCCCTGTGCCGAGTTTCCCGAAGCGGTGCGAGTCCGGGT
- a CDS encoding tetratricopeptide repeat protein translates to MITGTGEAWYPNVMLTQCVKYVVWLGLCCSAVQALDTELVVEQTRSCVAVLFGTRAETGAEVQSSGCCVGADGLILTTAHQITGVQNIEARFYDGRTAKLEVVEIDAAREIALLRADAPLPGAARIGDAATLRGGADLISIAAPRSLDFSVVTGTVSNTNRTLRDYPVIQAALRAAPGSSGGPVFDRTGALVGMIIGKLRDEDWITAINPVNNAYDMLRRHGLLAAAPDLTGEVDGELMPARGATQTDLRAIEAYNRGVRAGAVDQKVAAYAEAVRLLPEFYMAWFNLAVAQTAGGNSAGAEDAYQKALELEPGAVEVQRNLGRLYLRQQRLEEAARAFQTALELAPDEAQSHNDLGEVLRQMKRNDEAVRAFETALRLRQDYPAAHYNLGLTYTNMNRAAEAVRHFEQYLALLPDAEDAGQVRAWIEELRSQS, encoded by the coding sequence ATGATTACGGGCACCGGTGAGGCGTGGTATCCTAACGTCATGCTTACCCAATGTGTGAAATACGTCGTATGGCTTGGCCTCTGTTGTTCCGCCGTGCAGGCGCTCGACACGGAATTGGTCGTCGAGCAGACCAGGTCCTGTGTCGCCGTGCTTTTCGGCACGCGCGCGGAAACGGGCGCGGAAGTGCAAAGCAGCGGGTGTTGCGTCGGCGCGGATGGTCTCATCCTGACTACCGCCCATCAGATTACCGGCGTTCAGAACATCGAGGCCCGCTTTTACGACGGCCGCACCGCAAAGCTTGAAGTGGTCGAGATCGATGCGGCGCGCGAGATCGCTTTGCTGCGCGCGGACGCCCCGCTGCCGGGCGCCGCCCGGATTGGCGATGCAGCCACACTGCGCGGCGGTGCGGACCTCATCTCCATCGCCGCGCCGCGCAGCCTGGATTTCTCAGTCGTGACCGGCACGGTGTCGAATACGAACCGGACGCTGCGCGACTATCCGGTGATTCAGGCGGCCTTGCGCGCGGCGCCTGGTTCGAGCGGCGGCCCGGTATTCGACCGGACCGGCGCCCTGGTCGGCATGATCATCGGCAAGCTGCGGGACGAAGACTGGATCACGGCCATTAACCCGGTCAATAACGCCTACGACATGCTGCGCCGCCACGGGCTGCTCGCAGCCGCGCCCGATTTGACCGGCGAAGTGGACGGCGAACTGATGCCGGCGCGTGGTGCGACGCAGACCGATCTGCGCGCGATCGAAGCCTACAATCGCGGCGTCCGCGCCGGGGCGGTGGACCAGAAGGTCGCGGCATATGCCGAGGCGGTTCGCCTGTTGCCGGAGTTCTACATGGCCTGGTTCAATCTTGCGGTCGCGCAGACGGCCGGCGGGAACTCCGCAGGCGCGGAAGACGCGTACCAGAAGGCGCTTGAGCTGGAGCCGGGCGCGGTCGAGGTCCAGCGCAATCTCGGGCGGCTGTACCTGCGCCAGCAGCGGCTGGAAGAGGCCGCGCGCGCGTTTCAGACCGCGCTCGAGCTTGCCCCGGACGAGGCACAGTCCCATAACGACCTGGGTGAAGTGCTGCGGCAGATGAAACGGAACGACGAAGCCGTACGCGCCTTCGAGACCGCGCTCCGGCTGCGGCAGGACTATCCCGCCGCGCACTACAACCTGGGTCTGACATACACGAACATGAACCGCGCGGCGGAGGCCGTCCGTCATTTCGAACAGTACCTTGCCTTGTTGCCCGACGCGGAAGACGCCGGGCAGGTGCGGGCATGGATTGAGGAACTGCGGAGCCAGTCTTAA
- a CDS encoding prepilin-type N-terminal cleavage/methylation domain-containing protein → MAHHSTGVTGVPAWGRASGFTLLEMLVALAVLAVATGVIAALFSASLGLSANSRHQRIASALAEEQLCAVVQHPEQYRWPLGRAGDLELFEVQPRGAATAPALGPPSALPAVRNAAVRTDGEYAQFSSQVYGRLPAKNAQHVEVTVVVRWMDAGRAKLVALTSAVPRMRLEQAP, encoded by the coding sequence ATGGCCCATCACAGCACGGGTGTGACGGGGGTTCCCGCGTGGGGCCGCGCAAGCGGGTTTACGCTCCTGGAAATGCTGGTGGCCTTGGCCGTGCTTGCCGTGGCCACGGGCGTGATCGCGGCCTTGTTCAGCGCCAGCCTGGGTCTTTCAGCAAACAGCCGGCATCAGCGCATAGCGTCCGCGCTCGCGGAAGAGCAATTGTGCGCGGTCGTGCAGCACCCAGAGCAGTACCGGTGGCCTCTGGGCCGCGCCGGGGACCTGGAACTCTTCGAGGTGCAGCCAAGGGGCGCGGCAACCGCGCCTGCCTTAGGCCCGCCCAGCGCGCTGCCCGCCGTTCGGAACGCCGCCGTGCGCACGGACGGCGAGTATGCCCAGTTTTCGTCTCAGGTGTACGGCCGCCTGCCCGCGAAGAACGCCCAACACGTCGAGGTCACGGTCGTCGTGCGCTGGATGGACGCAGGCCGTGCAAAACTGGTGGCGCTCACTTCGGCCGTTCCCAGGATGCGCCTGGAGCAGGCCCCATGA
- a CDS encoding prepilin-type N-terminal cleavage/methylation domain-containing protein: MRRHPDTRTGFSLIELITVLALLAVVSTLGSVAYFRVDARWRTEYLRTRMLAAADQAFTAMREELGSMPSPERTGAPLRGVTTTYVEEDADNRFWRISFEDDRIIFPCERRDPASGIIKRNSVMYHIARGAGSGSQLMRTYGPLDADMPAGASLPVVQDDRVRVLSLCIEYGSGGAWSRHWAQDEPPEAVRVSLVLVDRNRDFEQVAAKAVFPIRVR; encoded by the coding sequence ATGAGACGACACCCAGACACCAGAACCGGATTCTCGCTCATCGAGCTCATTACCGTGCTTGCCCTGCTGGCCGTCGTGTCGACCCTCGGTTCGGTAGCGTATTTCCGAGTCGACGCCCGCTGGCGCACGGAGTACCTGCGCACGCGCATGCTGGCCGCAGCGGACCAGGCTTTTACCGCCATGCGCGAAGAGCTCGGAAGCATGCCGTCGCCAGAGCGCACCGGCGCGCCGCTGCGCGGCGTCACAACCACCTATGTCGAGGAGGATGCGGACAACCGGTTCTGGCGCATCAGTTTTGAAGACGACCGGATCATCTTTCCCTGTGAACGCCGCGACCCGGCATCCGGCATCATCAAGCGAAACTCCGTGATGTACCACATCGCGCGCGGCGCGGGGAGCGGTTCCCAACTGATGCGCACATACGGCCCGCTGGACGCGGACATGCCCGCCGGCGCGAGCCTCCCCGTCGTTCAGGACGACCGCGTGCGCGTCCTTTCATTGTGTATCGAGTACGGCAGCGGCGGCGCATGGTCGCGCCATTGGGCCCAGGACGAGCCGCCCGAGGCCGTGCGTGTGAGTCTGGTGCTCGTAGACCGGAACCGGGATTTCGAGCAGGTCGCGGCGAAGGCCGTGTTTCCCATCAGGGTACGGTAG
- a CDS encoding type II secretion system F family protein, translating to MPTKDQEPRRTPGRRRVRKLTELPVAEATAPKPAAVERRVVEGGGFLRGGGVRHHDVTVFLRQLILLLEAGTPILKSLQTLSRRGERASVRALVGDIAEYVEGGNPLWQAFDRHPRHFDTVFVNLIKASEASGTLVPVLKRVASYREEREILRKRVRGAMAYPVILVFACFGVLLLLTKFTIPQFEAMFEQQQAKLPAFTQAFLGAATWFSNWWWLLVIAAVLVAVVYRAWYVRNPLRRMTADYLKLRLPVLGPIIHKNAIVEFTRTMALLLKSGLPMMATLELTRNAIHNSAVANSLQRIRDSVEQGGGLEEPMRASSKVIPSVVTDMFVTGEESGRVDEVAEQIAETFDEEVRIAVNTLGELLQPILTLIIGFVVIALFIALFLPIIFMVSEASGGGA from the coding sequence ATGCCGACCAAGGACCAAGAGCCCCGCCGCACGCCGGGCCGCCGCCGTGTCCGGAAGTTGACCGAGCTGCCCGTGGCCGAGGCCACCGCGCCGAAGCCGGCGGCGGTCGAGCGGCGCGTGGTGGAAGGCGGCGGCTTCCTGCGCGGCGGAGGCGTGCGCCACCACGACGTGACCGTGTTCTTGCGGCAGCTCATCCTGCTGCTCGAAGCGGGCACACCCATATTGAAGTCGCTCCAGACGCTATCCCGGCGCGGCGAGCGGGCATCGGTGCGGGCGCTGGTAGGCGACATCGCCGAGTACGTCGAGGGCGGCAATCCGTTGTGGCAGGCATTCGACCGTCACCCGCGCCATTTCGACACGGTGTTCGTCAACCTGATCAAGGCCAGTGAGGCGAGCGGCACACTCGTGCCCGTGCTGAAACGCGTGGCTTCGTATCGCGAAGAGCGCGAAATCCTGCGCAAGCGCGTCCGCGGCGCGATGGCCTATCCGGTCATTCTCGTCTTCGCGTGTTTCGGCGTGCTGTTGCTCCTGACCAAATTCACCATACCCCAGTTTGAAGCCATGTTCGAACAGCAACAGGCAAAACTGCCCGCGTTTACACAGGCGTTTCTCGGCGCGGCCACGTGGTTTTCCAACTGGTGGTGGCTGCTGGTAATCGCGGCGGTTCTCGTGGCGGTCGTTTACAGGGCCTGGTATGTGCGCAATCCGTTGCGGCGCATGACGGCGGATTATCTCAAGTTAAGACTGCCGGTGCTGGGGCCGATCATCCACAAGAACGCGATCGTCGAGTTCACCCGGACCATGGCGCTGCTGCTCAAGAGCGGCCTGCCCATGATGGCCACGCTGGAACTGACGCGCAACGCCATTCATAACAGCGCGGTTGCGAACAGCCTCCAGCGCATCCGCGACTCCGTCGAACAGGGCGGCGGACTCGAGGAACCGATGCGCGCGAGCAGCAAGGTAATTCCGTCGGTCGTCACGGACATGTTCGTCACGGGCGAGGAATCCGGCCGCGTGGATGAAGTCGCCGAACAAATCGCCGAGACCTTCGACGAGGAAGTGCGTATCGCCGTGAACACGCTCGGCGAATTGCTGCAACCCATTCTGACGCTCATAATCGGGTTCGTGGTCATCGCCTTGTTCATCGCGCTTTTCCTGCCGATCATCTTCATGGTCAGCGAAGCTTCCGGCGGAGGCGCGTAA
- a CDS encoding aspartyl protease family protein produces the protein MLCLPDAGGFNARPVLIVAALLACLPARAADVITAPLTMARSCPLVPVQVNEAGPYLFLLDTCLRLPVLDAAVVAHLGLPEFSGGAPSPSQPAEARRLTLAALRVAGLDTPDATCVVADLAALQQRLGVQAAGLLPAHQPGYELVLDFPARTAAWLPLDRADLTGPGDGILPVTFDASGAPCVEAVIDGVTLPLRIDTALADVVALGETTAPVQQAVRDARPDLETMLDVAGQRIARQTRLGELSVGGAKWFSPVCACLPGDAARLGMGFLRQFRVTLNFEHGLAQLQRDGSSALADPPLAGFGLSLGGLAEGLWWLHVALGSPASAAGLRAGDRLVAVDGVSAAHVPAETLEAYLRGEAGQEREFTIDRTGQTVQVRLAATRLL, from the coding sequence TCAACGCGCGCCCGGTCCTGATTGTGGCGGCGCTGCTTGCGTGCCTGCCGGCCCGCGCCGCGGATGTGATCACCGCGCCATTGACGATGGCGCGAAGCTGTCCGCTTGTGCCGGTCCAAGTGAACGAGGCGGGTCCGTATCTGTTTCTGTTGGATACGTGTCTGCGCCTGCCCGTGCTGGACGCGGCGGTTGTCGCGCATCTCGGGCTTCCGGAATTCTCCGGCGGAGCGCCCTCGCCCTCGCAGCCGGCGGAAGCCCGTCGCCTGACGCTGGCGGCGCTGCGCGTGGCGGGGCTCGATACGCCGGACGCCACGTGCGTCGTGGCGGACCTCGCGGCGCTGCAACAGCGCCTGGGCGTGCAGGCGGCGGGCCTGTTGCCCGCGCACCAGCCGGGATACGAATTGGTGCTGGATTTTCCCGCGCGCACGGCAGCCTGGCTGCCGCTGGACAGGGCGGACCTGACCGGGCCAGGCGATGGCATCCTGCCCGTTACCTTCGATGCATCGGGCGCGCCGTGCGTGGAGGCCGTGATTGACGGGGTAACACTGCCCTTGCGCATTGATACGGCGCTCGCGGACGTCGTTGCTCTGGGCGAGACCACCGCGCCGGTGCAACAGGCGGTGCGCGATGCGCGGCCGGACCTGGAAACCATGCTTGACGTGGCGGGCCAACGTATCGCGAGGCAGACGCGGCTGGGGGAACTGTCGGTCGGCGGCGCGAAATGGTTCTCGCCCGTTTGCGCCTGTCTGCCCGGCGATGCGGCGCGGCTGGGGATGGGTTTTCTCCGGCAATTCCGTGTTACCCTGAATTTCGAGCATGGCCTGGCGCAGTTACAGCGGGACGGTTCCAGTGCATTGGCGGATCCGCCGCTTGCGGGGTTCGGCCTGAGCCTCGGCGGCCTCGCCGAAGGACTGTGGTGGCTGCACGTAGCCTTGGGTTCGCCCGCTTCCGCGGCGGGCTTGCGCGCGGGGGATCGCCTGGTGGCGGTGGACGGCGTCTCCGCGGCGCACGTCCCGGCGGAAACGCTGGAAGCATACCTGCGCGGCGAGGCAGGCCAAGAACGGGAGTTCACGATTGACCGAACGGGGCAAACCGTGCAGGTACGGCTTGCCGCCACGCGCCTGCTCTGA